The genomic region TTTGTATTCGCTGTATGGTGAATCGTCAAGAGACCTGGATATGATCTCGAACAATCGATTCACCGCCAGTTCCGACATGTTCTCAATGATCTCGAGGTAACGATCCGACTTTGGTTCTATCTCGATCACATCCACCAATATCGAAATCTCCTCTTCGACCGCCCCATGACAGTAGGGGCAGGTTGGATGGTCATTCTCCTTGCTAGGGACGGAAACCTCACCTAGATTCATGTTGCATAGGCTGCAGTACCACATACGATTTGTATCAGTCCACCCGGGGCCATATATCATTAATCAACATAGAAAATGAGGGGAAATGGGCAATCCTTCGTTAACCTTGTCCAACATATCAAAAGTGTTCGAAAGGACAGATATTTTCCAATTTCTACCGATGATGCACAGCAACAACCATAAGTCGGTCCATATCAAGAGCCGTATCAATACTGACCAGATTTGGTAATTGCTCGTACATATCTCGAAGCATAGTATTGTTTCGAACGCTGTCTATTTGTATCCCATGACGATAAACTATTAACCGGACCAAGATTTGAATCCTGGCCGCATCTTGACAGCTTTCCACGACCGGGAAAGAAGGTGAAATGATCATGACGGGTGGATATACTGGAAGAAGGATAGAGGGGGTTTTGATGCGTATCCGCACAAAGCTCGATACCGATGATCTTAGCCAGAAAGCGAATCCTGAGGAAGTGCACAGGTCCGTGGGTAAGATGATCAATTCCCTCGACAAACTGATCTACGATTCGAACTATTTTGGAAAGAACATACCGGAGATCAATCAGCTGACCGAAGTAAAGAGAATGCTGAAGGATGTTGGTTCTGTCAATGAACATCCAGATATTGAACGTATAAAATATGCCATTGATGGGATACTGTACACCAAGCGAGCAATGCTGAGAAGGTCACTGGGGGAATGAGCCTTCCTACAGTGCCTTATAAATCCTCATCGGATGGCCGTTATTTCGGTGGCTAAAGAACAATAATCGGTCTGAGTCGAGACCGTGTACCTTCACCCGCGATAATTCGGTATTGTCAAGACAATACCCAATAATTGTGTAAATATTCTATATATAGTATATATAATTCGAAATTCACATTCTCCGATATGGATAGAATCAAATATGCTCTTCTCCACTCTTTTCTTAGGCGAAGGAAGTGAGGAGCATGTATGTTCAATCGAACATGGACCCGCCGTTGGCCTCGATGACGATGAAGATCGAAGATCGGTTGAGAGCTCTAGCTAAAAAGGAGTATATCGATCTTGGATCCGACAACAAAGTACCAGAACTGGTGGAAAGGTTGTGCGATGCAGATGCCATTTAACCGACGGAATCAAGGGCTATCAGATACCTTTGGGAGGTCTGCGATAAGGTGGCGTATGCGTGTAGGATCGATCCTGAATTGATCGAGGATGCCGCGGATATGGGCGAACGAGTTCTTCGGATCATCGACAACAGGCTCGCCTGTGAGTGATCTCTGTATTCTCCGGATCATTTAGAAAGAGAGTTTGATTCCGGTATCAGGACTCCAAACCTTCCAGATTTGATACTGCCCCGGATTCAATGAACCTTCTGTATCATTAATGACGAAAACTGGGCGGGTAACTTGATCTTGAGATGGTTGTTTTTACATTCAGTATGTTCGACTGAGTCGACCTAAAATATCACCTCTCCCGTACCGAGTGGCGGGATAGAAATGGTCGATGCGAAACTTATCGAGAAGTCCAAGGAGCATTTCGCCAAGATTGTGATCGAGCAACTGGAAAGGATCGAGAAGATGAAAGCGTCCGAGCAATGGACGGACTACTCCAAGCTGGACACCATTCGCATCGGCATCGTCGGGGGAGACGGCATCGGACCATACATCTGCGGTCATGCCAGGACTGTCCTGGAAAGGCTCCTGAAGGACGAGATCGCCTCGGGCAAGGTGGAGCTCGTCACCATCGAGGGGCTGACCATCGAGAACCGCGCCAAGGTCCTCAAGGCAATACCGGACGACGTTCTGGATGAGATCAAGAAATGTCACGTGGTCCTGAAGGGACCGACGACCACTCCGAAGAAGGGCGATCCATGGCCGAACATCGAATCTGCGAACGTGGCGATGAGAAGAGAGCTGGACCTCTTCGCCAATGTCAGGCCGGTCCGGGTGCCGGAGCAGGGTGTGGACTGGATGTTCTTCAGGGAGAACACCGAGGGAAGCTATGTCCTGGGCAGCAGGGGCATCAATGTGAACGACGAGCTGGCCATCGATTTCTGCGTGGCCACCAAGCAGGGAACGGACCGGATCATCCAGCTCGCGTTCGAGCACGCCAAGAAGAACGGCATCAAGAAGGTGACCGCCGTCACCAAGGCCAACGTCATCAAGGCCACGGACGGCAAGTTCCTGGCTACCATGGAGCGCATCGCCAAGGAATATCCGGGCATCGCCTGGGATGACTGGTTCATCGATATCATGACGGCGAAGCTGATCGACCCATACCGCAGGAAGGACTTCCGGGTGATGGTCATGCCGAACCTTTACGGCGACATCCTGACAGATGAGGCCGCACAGATCCAGGGCGGCGTCGGAACGGCCGGCAGCGCCAACATCGGCAAGCAGTACGCCATGTTCGAGGCCATCCACGGTTCGGCCCCGAGAATGGTGGAGGAGGGCCGCGGTCAGTTTGCGGACCCATCGAGCATCATCAAAGGTGCCTCGATGCTGCTGAACCACATCGGCTTCGTCGACAAGGCTATCAGGCTCGAGATGGCACTGGACGTCTGCTGCCAATACGAGAAATGGATAAAGATGACCGGCCGCTCGGACGGAGCGACCGGAGAAGAGTTCTCGAGATATCTGCTCGAGACCCTGGCCGATCCCGGCCTGGAAAAGAAATGGAATGGGTTCCAGGCCTGATCACCGGGGTGACTTTCCGGTCACCGTCGGATTCTCCGGATAGGAGACCCACTCCGAGAATCCGCCCTCGTGCAGCTTCACACGCGGATACTGGAAGTAGAACCTGAACAGGTTGAACTCGTTGGTCGCCTCCCGGCCAGTGCCGCAGGAGCATATCACCAACTTGTCTTTGGTGATACCCGCTTTTTCTATCATGTCCAGCAGCACATCGTCGGGCTTGAGCTGTCTCGGGTTATCGTCTGCCATTAATTTCCGCCATGGGAAGCTGATGGCTCCAGGTATGTGGCCTGGCTTTATCCACGGTCCCTGCCCCTCATAGGTCGCTGCAGGTCTGGCGTCCAGAACGACCACATCGTCGTTATCCTTGATCTCGTTCATTTCCTGATATTCCAGGAAATATTCGTCCCGCACCTCCGCCAGGAAGTCCGTTTCATTTCGTTCGGGGAAGACCTTGGTCACTTCACGCTTCTCGTTCCGCCACTTGTCGATACCCCCGTCCAGGATCATCACGTTGTCGTGGCCATATCGTACCAGAGAGTACGCTGCCATGGTCTGTTCCAGACCGTCTCCCCAGTGCTTATACTGGCCCTCCCCGGTGTATACCACGACTGGCAGCTCCGGCTTGATCCCTGTCCGGCCGAATGCCGCCTCGATCTGCTCCGGAGGAGACCATACCCCGGGCCTCCTCTTGAAATAGGTGCGGAGGCACCCCTCCTCCAGATAGACGGCTCCGGGAATATGCTCCTGGATGTAATCGTGGATGTTAGGCTGGATGTCGACGATCATCATCTTATTGTCGTCTAAATGATCCTGTAGCCATTCGGTCGAGACCCACTTGATCCGGCATTTGCCTTTCGGGTATGGACATTCCGTCATCATGTTCCCACAATCCTGTGCGGAAATAATTGGAGCAATTCACTAATAAAACTGATTGCACGGGCAGGTCAATGCCTATACCCGTTAAGTTCAGCATTGATGCTGGCAGCTCAGATTGACTTTACGAAAACCGAAGGCATCTCAGACGATCTGAGATTGGTATTTTGTGTACCGGTCCAAAAGATAGCAGACGTGGTCGCCTACTTCCTTGCTGATATACCCCTCATGCTCCGTCTGCCGCACGAAATCCTTGGCGTCGTGGATGCCCTGGCGGGAGCCTTTCGCTATGACACTGGCTAGGAATGTGGTCATCAAAGCTGGGTCGAGCCCCTTGGAGTTCATCGCTTCTCTCATGTCAAACTTGAAAGCCAGCAATTTCCTCTGGTTCAACATCGCGGTCCTGGTAAAATCGGAACTGCGCTTGTTGTGATCGTTCACGGTGCTTCGCCCTTTGTACTTTGACTTTCCTGAGTATCCTGCCAAAATCATTTCTCCGATGAAACTCTGACAAATAAAGTAGTATATAAATCATTGGAATATAGCGAAATCGAACTAATGCATTAAAATGGAAGTAACAATCATGATCAATAAAGCATCTGGAGGGCAATGAAAATGACGCCTTGTGGCGTCTGATATGTTTACTTCCCCTTCTTTTTGGGTGCCGCTTTCTTGACCTTGGGAGCTGGTTTGGATTTCTCCTCTTCCATCTTTGCATCCTCTTCGTCCCACTCCGCCATCAGTTTGGAGATGCCATGCTTCGCATTGGACCAGGTCGGGACGCCACCGGTGAGGACGGCTATCGACAGCGCTTCCATGATCTCCTCGCGCATCGCACCGAAGTTCTTGGCCACCTTGGCCTGGGGATAGATGCAGTCGTCGCACATGCGGACGGAGACGCAGGCCAGAGCGATCAGGCGCTTGGTCTTCTTGTCCAGTGCACCCTTGTACTCCATTATCTCATCCATGTCCTTGATCAGGATGGCCAGGTCAGGGTGGTGCTTCTGGATATGGCTCAGGGTGAGCGGCACGAAATTGCCCATCCTTGCCGAGAGCTCGTCGACCGCCGCGTCAGCCTTCATGCATTTCCCTTTATCTTTTGAACATGCATCCATATTTATCGTCACCTTGCCTGAGGTATTATTCGAGGTGCCGTATTATGTTTGCCGTTTGGGGCTTACTTTTCCGACAGTTCGTGCCAGTTGGAACCGGGTTCTTCAATGTCCCCTTCGTCCTTTTCCTTATTGGGCGCGATCAGGTTGTTGTTCAGGACCTTCTTCCTCTCCGCCGGGTCCATGCGCTCTCCGGTCACCATGTAGACGACGCGTTCGCCTATGTTGCATGAATGGTCCGCAATACGCTCCAGATACCTGGCGACCAGGACGTAGTTGATCCCTGCCGTGATCTTCTTCGAGTCCTCCATCATGTATGTCAGCATCTCCCGGAAGATCGTGTCATAAAGGCTGTCCACCTCATCGTCCCGTTCGAACAATTCCCTGGCCATGACCGAGTCACGCTTGGTGAAGCTTTCGATGGAATCGTGGACCATTTCGACGACCAGCTCTGCCATGTGCTGGATGTTGACCATCCTGGTGAAATGGCCCTGGGCCTCGAACACCTCGGACACTTCGGCGATGTCGTGGGCATAACGCCCTATCCGGTTCAGATCCTCGATGATCTTCAAACAGGCGGAGACCGTCCTCAGGTCCCCTGCCACCGGACTGTAGAGGGCGATCAGGTCAAGGCAGTGTTTCTCGATCAGATTGTCGTAATGGTAGAGCTCCTTGTCCAGTCTGTTCACGTCCTTCATAAGGACGTCGTCACCGGTGGCGATCAGCTTGACCGCCTTCTCGATCGCCTCATTTGCCCGGTCCGACATCTCCCGGACCTCCCGGTTCAGCCCATCCATCTCCTGCAAGAACGATATGTTCGAAGTCATTTCAACCCATCCTCCCGGTGATATACTGCTCTGTGAGATCCTTCTGCGGATTCTCGAAGATCTGCTTGGTGTCCCCCATCTCGATAAGTTCGCCAAGATAGAAGTAGGCGGTCTTGTCCGCGACCCTGGCCGCCTGCTGCATGTTGTGCGTGACGATCAGAACGGTGAAATCTTTCTTCACGTCGATCAGCAGGTCTTCGATCTTGGACGTGGCGATCGGGTCGAGCGCGGAGCAGGGCTCGTCGAACAGAATGATCTCCGGCTTTACAGCCAGCGCTCTGGCGATGCAGAGTCTTTGTTGCTGCCCGCCCGATAACCCATAGGCCGATTTGTCCAGCCGGTCCTTTACCTCTTCCCACAGTGCCGCCCGCTTCAGGCTCCATTCGACATTGTCCTTGAGCTCTTCCTTGGTGATCTTGCGGTTCTTCTTGCGCTTCTTGGGATCCTTCTCGTTCTCGTCGATGGTGTCGATGCCGTGAAGTCGTGGAGCATAAGCGATGTTCTCAAATATCGATTTCGGGAACGGGTTGGGTTTCTGGAACACCATGCCAATGTGCCTTCGGACGTCGACCACGTCCACACCCTTGGCGTATATGTCGGTGTCGTCCACCTTGACGCACCCTTTGACCGTGCAGGACGGGATCAGGTCGTTCATGCGATTGATGCATCGTATGAACGTAGACTTGCCGCATCCGGAAGGGCCGATGATGGCAGTTATCTCGTTCGCGTTGATGTCCATGTTGACGCCCCGTAGGGCATGGTTCTTGTCGAAGAAGACGTTGAGATCTTTGACGCTGATCTTGACTGGCATGGTTACCACCTGTATTTATCCCGATATTTCTTTCTCAGATAGATCGCGAAGAGGTTCATCCCGATGACGATGGCGAGGAGGACAATTGCCGATGCATACTGTATCGGCGCCGTCAGCGCCGAGTTCGTCGATTGAGAGGACATGATGTAGATGTGATAGGGCAAGGCCATGTACGGGCCGAACAGCGATGGGAGGCCTGGCGCCAGCGCCGTGGCTCCCAATGCTAATATGGGCGCCGTCTCGCCGGCGGCACGCGACAGGGAAAGGATCGTCCCAGTAAGTATTCCGGGCATGGCATATGGTATGACATGATGCCGCACCGTTTGCCATTTGGTCGCACCAACTGCCAGTGACGCCTCGCGGACCGTGGACGGGACGGCGATCAGGGCCTCCCTGGTGGTGACGATGACGACCGGGAGCACCAGCAGGCCCAATGTCACACCAGCGACCAATATGCCCAGGTCGAGCTGGAGGTAGGCGACCAAAAGTCCCAGGCCCAGCAGACCATACACGATCGAAGGGACCCCGGCAAGGTTGTGGACGATGATCCACACGAACTTAGCGAAGCGGCTCTTTCCCTGATATTCGACCAGATAGACCGCCCCAAGCACGCCAATGGGGACGGCGAACGCCAGGACGACCAGCATCAGATAGACCGTTCCCACAATGGCTGGGAATATACCTCCCTGGGTCATTGACCCGCGAGTATCGATCTTGGGCGCCTGCGTCAGGAAATCCAGGCTCAGCTTGCCTATGCCTCCGATCAGGATAAAACCGATCAGGATGGCCAGTATCCCGACCACTAACCAGGCGCAGCCGCGGAAGGCCATGAAGTAGAGCTCTTCCTTCTCCTTGCGGTTCACTCGTAGGCCTCCCTGAACTTCTTAAGGATTACTTCCGCGGCCAGGTTGATGACGAACGTCAGAATGAACAATAGCAGGCCAACGGCAAAGAGCGCGTTGTAATGTATCTCGGTCCTGGCCACCTCTTGTATGTCCAGGGCGATGGCCGATGTCATGGTCTCCATCGGATTGAAGATGTTGGTGGTTAGCTGCCGGGCACTTCCGGTGGCCATGAGCACGGTCATGGTCTCGCCTATCGCCCGTCCAAACGATAAGATGATGGCGGCCACTATCCCGGACAATGACGCCGGGATCACCACTCCCTTGATGGTCTCCCATTTGGTGGCGCCTAAAGCCAACGACGCCTCCCTCAGGCTTCCAGGAACGGAGTTCATGGCGTCCTCTGATATGCTGACCATAATCGGGATCATCATGATCGATAAGGCTATCGCCCCGACCATGCCGTTGAGGGTCGTCCCGGTGTTGAATACGGCTTGGACAAAATGGGATAGCACCAGCATGGCGAACAGACCGAAGACTATGGACGGAATACCAGCCAGAAGCTCGATGACCGGTTTGAGATATCTCTTGATGGTGGGGTGGGCCACTTCGGCCAGATAGATGGTGCAGCCGATGCCGATGGGGATGGCAATGAGCGCCGCCACTGCGCTCGTCAGAAGGGTTCCCACTAAGAGCGGCAGCACGCCAAAGAAACCGGCGGCGGGGGCCCATTGGGTCCCGGTCAGGAAATCCAATGTGGAGACCTGAGCAAAAAACGGGTAGGCCTGTGTTAATAGGAAAACGAAGACCGCACCCAAGGTGAAAATGGATATCGAGGCGAAAACCAGAAGTCCCTTCTCTATCAGGAACTCGGTGATCCTCGAAGTGCGGCTGCGGCTACTGGTGGTAAGATCCAGGCTCATTAGGAGACCTCAAATGATAGCATAGGAAAGATGATGAAAAGGTTTGATGGGTTTGCTGCGTTCGGCAGGTCTGATTTAATCCCTGGAAAGCCTAATCTCCGCTGCTTGGATCAGAGAGATTATGCTGTTCCCGCCTTCCATGACTGTCTGGGAAGCGGTTGTGGCCTCCTTGGCATAACCGATTCCGACATACCCGATCGCTCCTTTGTTGTCCTTGCATTGCTGGACGATCGGAGCGGTCGAGGAGAACTGCTGCATCGTGGCGCTCGGCAGCTGCCCCATGGTGGTGTTGTGGAAGTAGTCGTACGTGCCTGACGATGAGTCACGGCCGTAGAGGACTATTGCCTGGTCCTTTCCTCCGACCTGGTTCCAGTTGGTGTAGTTCCCGTTGTAGATCTGCCTCAGCTGGTCAATGGTCAGCGAGGTGATGCTGTTGTCGCTGTTGACGATGATGGCGATCCCGTCGACCGCGACCTTGAACTCCATCGGCTGGTAGCTAGGGTCGGTGGTGTTGACAAGCTCGGAGGCCTTTATGGCCCTGGACGCTTGTGCTATGTCGCACTTGCCTTCTTTCAGGTTCTGTATGCCCGTTCCACTTCCCGGGAAGTTCAGAGAGATGGTTATGCCAGGGTAGTCCTTGGCAAACGACGCCTGCCAAAGGTTCGCCATCTCCAACATGGTGGTCGAACCGGACTGCACTATGGAGCCGGTCGATGTTCCGGTAGTACCGGCAAGCTTGGCCTGCATGGCCGCTTGTATGTCAGAGGGCAGTGAGTAGAACCCAGCGTCACTGGCGTTCTTCTGACCTTTGCTAGTTGTCAGGATCCAGTTCAGCCAGGAGATCTCAGCGCCGGTGAGGGTGGTGACGTTTCCATGGGTGTACAGGTACAGGTACCTGGAAATCGGATAGCCTCCGTTCGCGCTGTTATTGGCGTACTCTAATACGGCAGCCTGGTCCAACGGGGAATAGGCGGTCGAGCTCGAGGTCGCTTTGATCGTGACAATCTTAATGCTTGGCGTTGAATTGCTGCTGTTGTTCGAGAGCAACAGGGCGGCCCCTATTCCCGCGACCAACAGAATGGCAATCACCGCCACTGATATGTACATGACTTTTTTTTCCATATTGACTCACCATTACTGGTTCATGAAATGGGATGCCTGATCCTTGTTTCGCGGAAGATACGTCTTGCTCGTGATACCGACCGACGTGATGTACATAGACACCTTATTCTCCACTCAGACACCATTCCGGGAAATAAAACAAAGAGAGTGTGTTTATATACATTCTCGAAGTAGAACATATACTGCTATATTGTATATAGTCAAGTCAATATCGTATATATTGTAAGTACAATACCTAGATAACATATTCTTCGACTTGCAACAGGTGAATGTCCGTGGATATACGTAGGATACAAAAGACCGGTGCTTCAACGATGACGGTATCGTTGCCTAAGGACTGGATAGACTCGCAAGGTCTCAAGGCCGGAGATCCGGTCGGGATGCAGTTGATGCCGGATGGCACTGTCTGTGTTGACCCAAGGAGCGATCGAAAAAGGGAACCGACCAGGAAGACCATCCGAATTGAGAAAGAGGAGTCGGAAGAACATCTCACGAGAAAGCTGATCGGGGCTTATCTAGCCGGTTATAATATCATAGAGGTAAGGTCCAAGGATCGTATAGACCACGACATCAAACACGCCATCAAGGACTTTGCGAGGCTCGTCATCGGACCGGAGGTGATCGAGGAGACCAGCAACAGTGTCGTCCTTCACGACCTTTCAGACCCGGTCGAACTGCCTCAGGAAAAGTGCGTCCGCAGGATGCATCTGATCGTCAGCTCGATGCACAAGGACGCTATGGAGGCGTTCAAAGACGGAGATGTGGACATGGCCCACGACATCATGGACCGTGATGCGGACGTGGACCGTCTTTACTGGATGACGGTGAAGCAATACAATCTCATTATCAAGGACCGGAAGCTTGGAGAGCGGATCGGTGTGGATATCTATGAAGGGATGAACCTCATGCTCGTGGCAAGGGGCATTGAGCGCATCGGCGACCACGCTGAGAAGATCGCCAAGAATGTGATCATGGCGTCCGATTCCAAGGTGAAAATGGACGGACTGGGAACGATCCAGGAGCTTTCTACAAAAGCGTTGGAAGTGCTTGATAGGTCGATACAAGCTTTCTTCCTGAAGGACATCGGGTCGGCCAATGCGGCCATAGATGCCGGAAACATCCTCGTCCAGAACCTAGAAAAATTGAGCACCCAAATACGCATGCCCACCGACAAGGCGGCGGTGGTGGCAACCAATGTCATCGATTCGATCATCAGGACCACAATGTACTCGATGGACGTTTCGGAGGTTGCGATCAATGGGGCAATG from Methanomassiliicoccales archaeon harbors:
- a CDS encoding phosphate ABC transporter ATP-binding protein is translated as MPVKISVKDLNVFFDKNHALRGVNMDINANEITAIIGPSGCGKSTFIRCINRMNDLIPSCTVKGCVKVDDTDIYAKGVDVVDVRRHIGMVFQKPNPFPKSIFENIAYAPRLHGIDTIDENEKDPKKRKKNRKITKEELKDNVEWSLKRAALWEEVKDRLDKSAYGLSGGQQQRLCIARALAVKPEIILFDEPCSALDPIATSKIEDLLIDVKKDFTVLIVTHNMQQAARVADKTAYFYLGELIEMGDTKQIFENPQKDLTEQYITGRMG
- a CDS encoding carboxymuconolactone decarboxylase family protein; this translates as MKADAAVDELSARMGNFVPLTLSHIQKHHPDLAILIKDMDEIMEYKGALDKKTKRLIALACVSVRMCDDCIYPQAKVAKNFGAMREEIMEALSIAVLTGGVPTWSNAKHGISKLMAEWDEEDAKMEEEKSKPAPKVKKAAPKKKGK
- the phoU gene encoding phosphate signaling complex protein PhoU produces the protein MTSNISFLQEMDGLNREVREMSDRANEAIEKAVKLIATGDDVLMKDVNRLDKELYHYDNLIEKHCLDLIALYSPVAGDLRTVSACLKIIEDLNRIGRYAHDIAEVSEVFEAQGHFTRMVNIQHMAELVVEMVHDSIESFTKRDSVMARELFERDDEVDSLYDTIFREMLTYMMEDSKKITAGINYVLVARYLERIADHSCNIGERVVYMVTGERMDPAERKKVLNNNLIAPNKEKDEGDIEEPGSNWHELSEK
- a CDS encoding sulfurtransferase, which gives rise to MMTECPYPKGKCRIKWVSTEWLQDHLDDNKMMIVDIQPNIHDYIQEHIPGAVYLEEGCLRTYFKRRPGVWSPPEQIEAAFGRTGIKPELPVVVYTGEGQYKHWGDGLEQTMAAYSLVRYGHDNVMILDGGIDKWRNEKREVTKVFPERNETDFLAEVRDEYFLEYQEMNEIKDNDDVVVLDARPAATYEGQGPWIKPGHIPGAISFPWRKLMADDNPRQLKPDDVLLDMIEKAGITKDKLVICSCGTGREATNEFNLFRFYFQYPRVKLHEGGFSEWVSYPENPTVTGKSPR
- the pstC gene encoding phosphate ABC transporter permease subunit PstC gives rise to the protein MSLDLTTSSRSRTSRITEFLIEKGLLVFASISIFTLGAVFVFLLTQAYPFFAQVSTLDFLTGTQWAPAAGFFGVLPLLVGTLLTSAVAALIAIPIGIGCTIYLAEVAHPTIKRYLKPVIELLAGIPSIVFGLFAMLVLSHFVQAVFNTGTTLNGMVGAIALSIMMIPIMVSISEDAMNSVPGSLREASLALGATKWETIKGVVIPASLSGIVAAIILSFGRAIGETMTVLMATGSARQLTTNIFNPMETMTSAIALDIQEVARTEIHYNALFAVGLLLFILTFVINLAAEVILKKFREAYE
- a CDS encoding phosphate uptake regulator PhoU, with the translated sequence MSVDIRRIQKTGASTMTVSLPKDWIDSQGLKAGDPVGMQLMPDGTVCVDPRSDRKREPTRKTIRIEKEESEEHLTRKLIGAYLAGYNIIEVRSKDRIDHDIKHAIKDFARLVIGPEVIEETSNSVVLHDLSDPVELPQEKCVRRMHLIVSSMHKDAMEAFKDGDVDMAHDIMDRDADVDRLYWMTVKQYNLIIKDRKLGERIGVDIYEGMNLMLVARGIERIGDHAEKIAKNVIMASDSKVKMDGLGTIQELSTKALEVLDRSIQAFFLKDIGSANAAIDAGNILVQNLEKLSTQIRMPTDKAAVVATNVIDSIIRTTMYSMDVSEVAINGAMNKKD
- the pstA gene encoding phosphate ABC transporter permease PstA; its protein translation is MNRKEKEELYFMAFRGCAWLVVGILAILIGFILIGGIGKLSLDFLTQAPKIDTRGSMTQGGIFPAIVGTVYLMLVVLAFAVPIGVLGAVYLVEYQGKSRFAKFVWIIVHNLAGVPSIVYGLLGLGLLVAYLQLDLGILVAGVTLGLLVLPVVIVTTREALIAVPSTVREASLAVGATKWQTVRHHVIPYAMPGILTGTILSLSRAAGETAPILALGATALAPGLPSLFGPYMALPYHIYIMSSQSTNSALTAPIQYASAIVLLAIVIGMNLFAIYLRKKYRDKYRW
- a CDS encoding isocitrate/isopropylmalate family dehydrogenase; protein product: MVDAKLIEKSKEHFAKIVIEQLERIEKMKASEQWTDYSKLDTIRIGIVGGDGIGPYICGHARTVLERLLKDEIASGKVELVTIEGLTIENRAKVLKAIPDDVLDEIKKCHVVLKGPTTTPKKGDPWPNIESANVAMRRELDLFANVRPVRVPEQGVDWMFFRENTEGSYVLGSRGINVNDELAIDFCVATKQGTDRIIQLAFEHAKKNGIKKVTAVTKANVIKATDGKFLATMERIAKEYPGIAWDDWFIDIMTAKLIDPYRRKDFRVMVMPNLYGDILTDEAAQIQGGVGTAGSANIGKQYAMFEAIHGSAPRMVEEGRGQFADPSSIIKGASMLLNHIGFVDKAIRLEMALDVCCQYEKWIKMTGRSDGATGEEFSRYLLETLADPGLEKKWNGFQA
- a CDS encoding substrate-binding domain-containing protein, with the translated sequence MEKKVMYISVAVIAILLVAGIGAALLLSNNSSNSTPSIKIVTIKATSSSTAYSPLDQAAVLEYANNSANGGYPISRYLYLYTHGNVTTLTGAEISWLNWILTTSKGQKNASDAGFYSLPSDIQAAMQAKLAGTTGTSTGSIVQSGSTTMLEMANLWQASFAKDYPGITISLNFPGSGTGIQNLKEGKCDIAQASRAIKASELVNTTDPSYQPMEFKVAVDGIAIIVNSDNSITSLTIDQLRQIYNGNYTNWNQVGGKDQAIVLYGRDSSSGTYDYFHNTTMGQLPSATMQQFSSTAPIVQQCKDNKGAIGYVGIGYAKEATTASQTVMEGGNSIISLIQAAEIRLSRD